tcataacTGAAATGCAAAGCTCATGTGCACTTATGTCACTTCAACTGTCCCCAAATCAGTCAAACTATGTcgacacacacaaagacacaatCTCTTAAATGTTTCATTCATTGCAGACTTGTTGTAATTGTTTGTCTATCTTATCGATCTCTAAACTCTATTCCAACTTATAAACATAGTTGTCAAAAAAATGCTCTTTCATGAAagctgctttggataaaaaagtCTGCTGAATGTAAATACATTTAGATTGCAGTATAATGATAAAAAGATCCCTAATTACATTCCAACAGAATTATACTATGAATATTGCATTTTGCATGGATTGAAGGGTGAGAAACATGGAATACAGTATCTGCTGTGCTGTTTTACTGCAATGTCATAGAAAACAATTTGTTTATCTGCAGTACTTTTCAATACAAAGCTGTTTCACAACAGAACCCTAAAAGAACATTACCCAACACTCACATAAATCCTATGAAATAGACTTAAGAGACCCTATCACCAACACTCTGGTTGAGGATCACTATGAACAAATGAAACTATCAGACACAACTCTGTATTATTTGTAATTGAAAGCTCAATCATTTAATTATGTCAAacaaaatgagagaaagaccATTTGACATTTACCAGCTGAAACTCTCGCCGTCTGTCATAAGCATTCTGAATACCGCTGTCTTGCCACAGGGCACGGATGGAGGGCAAGAAGTTCATAAAGACTTTGGTCTCCACCATCCCTTTGGCCATCATAGATGAGCTGGTGTCAAAAGCCATAACCGTCTCCCCATGGACCAGGTTATCGGGGTCTCCCCAAGGAATATGAAGTTTCTCACGGGCATCCACAAGTACCCGGATACCTAAAGAAACCAGAAGATAATTCATTCTCAGTGGGAGGAACCCATGTTTCCCTACGAATAGACAATTATAAAGATGAGAATCTGGTTATTGTTATGCTACTAACATGCCATGTTGAATGAAActgcattaataaaaaataaaattttgaaaaGATGCACATATCATTCAGTAGTGAAAAACTGATCTGCCAGGTGAACCAGACCAGGTAGGTACGCGATTTACCGATGACACCAGATGGCTCTTCCATAAAACAAGACTTATTGTCAGTCGATTGGGTTCCATTAAGCGAACTTGAAAAAGTTGGAACTCAGGTACTATGGCAACTTATACTTGGAAACTAGCCTGGTCCGGGCAGGCTAACTGCCAGGCTAAGCCTCAGTTGttgcttaaaggaacagtatgtaggattgtggccaaaactggtattgcaataacaatacttgtggctaaaactggtactgcaatcacccaactggtggccaatacacaaaatgacaacataaacatcagttgagggctgcaactccactttttaaatgacaatatcctggccagaccactgttgtcagtgatataagtatttgaaatgaaaattatttcttaatgtctagtgacatatcagggccattttatgattaattgatataaatttcttacatactgttcctttaactagACTTCCACTAACACTGTAAATGCCATGATATTACCGCTGactctctgacattttatttgactttatAAACCACTATCAGTATAAAAATGAACGTATATACcaaatttaacacattttgttaaaataataattaatactATATAGacagtttttaattatatgGTATGTGATAGGCCTGTCAAATGTTTAGACCaatgcattatacattttattataattagtTTTCTGTACGTTGTATTTTATTTTCTCCTTTAATGAAGCACTTTGGCTAGCCTTAGGGCTATAGGAAAGTATACCTATACTGACCTTGACCTAtgctaaaaaataaattacaatctTAAATACCCCAATTTAAGATAGCCGCAGCAATATAAATGTAGGTCAATATAATTGCAGTGTATTGACCtacatttaaaaagaaattcAGATTGTCTGTGATTTCATTTAAAGCACACACACAAGTCAAGTACAgtcatttaattgttttattttttatgcttGTGGTGCAGTTGAGTGTTGTCCCTTCAggcaaattattttaaagatctACAGTATATTTCTTTCTCCAGTTTCCAACTTTTTCATGTATACAAGCCAGCACTTGTTCAATGTTGTCTGCATTCTGTAGGAACAGGTGGTGTAATTTTTTGATGGTACTGTATGCTCTTGGCATTTTGTTTTTAGTATCAGTGTTCTGCAGACAATAATTGTTGGGGAATTCACACTATGAGCACCTAACCACACAAGTAGGGCTTCAGGCTTATAATGTGCTTACTTATCCTTACCCTAAAACAATTAATGAAACTTTATCCATCAACACTTTAACGCACAGAATATACCAGTGTTAAAATCTCTCATACTCTCAGGGTTTAACATGATGAATTGTGGCTCTATAACGCACACATAATTTGCCCTCACTATAAAATAGAAATGTTACGTATAACATGTCATGTAGTAGTGATTGGTCAAGAATATGTTTAACATATCAACCTTTTACACAGTCATTTCTTGTACTACTGTAGATGACGTGAATTCAGATGCTGTCCACTCACCATTCTATCAGTGACCTCTTGATTTCTTTCATAAGGCAAACAGTTGATCTTTTCTCAATGCCAGTCAACTTCAGTCTTCTTTGGCAACTAACATCACAAAATTAGACATTTCTAACAGTTGATTATGCTTATGTAGACTACTTACCATTATGAACAATATCtttatatttgtgttttattttcacctgTTACTTTTTTCTCCACTCAAGTTGCTGCTTTTTTAATGTGCCCccaaataaattttatttacatttaaagtacTTGTTTAAAATCATTCCTTAATATGTATTATATAGGTTACACagttaattataaataataaaaacaagtaAAGGGCAGTATGCCTTGTaggtttaaaatgtattcattcTAATAACTTACAGATTGTCTTTTTTAAATCTGTGTTATGTTTAAATAGTACAGTAGGCCTATTATCGGGACTTCTTGAGACTCGTTCAAATTAGTAGGACTGCGTAAACCTCAACTAACCGTTATGGAACAGATTTAAGCGGGACTGATACATTTGGTTAATTTAAGTCAGGTTTTTAATCGTAATCCTCGCTTTTCCAAGCAAGTTTTATGGAACAGCCCTCTGATGTATTAATGAAAGGTTTTATTAAAAGGCTTGTATATGGGTTACAAATAGAAGAGTTTTGTTCCTTTCTGTTCCAGTATATTAGATAAACGCACATAACTTAACTGTTGCTCGACCCCACGCCTAAAAACCTTCGGCGTTTCACGTCGTCTATGCGCTGACTGAACAACCGAAAGTTTTCGAGAGTCGCTGCTTTACGTTACGCGAAAACATCGTCAAACACTTCCACCTGCCGTTAGTTACAGCACGATAAAGTCGGCCActtttaataatgtttaataaaccCGTCCGTATCGATTTTGAGCTTTTGGTGTGGTACCTTTGATAACATTGCTGTAGATCGTATCCCGGAACTCTTCTTTGGCCCGCTGATCGAAGTCCTGTCCATGAATTATGCGCATTTGTTTGAGGAAAGTTGACTTGCCACTTTCGCCAGCTCCTAACAACAATATCACCTTTTTCTCCGCAAAGGTCTTCTCGCGAGAAAGGCTTTCATCGATCTCCTTAGACTTTCTGATTTGATCGACTTCGCTATGCGAGAGGAGACAATTGGGAATAGTAAATCTTGCATTGCGGGAGGGCAGGAAATCCACCATCTTTGTAGGATCGACTTCATGGATACATAACTCGTGCTTGAGCGCGCGGCGCGTTCACTTCACGCGTtcgttcttcttcttcttcttcttttccaGTTTATTGGCAACCGCACTTAACAGTGCATTACTGCCTCTTTCACTAACGGTTTGATGTTTGTCTACTTTTGCTTAGCTAATCCATTTGGCggacgcttttattcaaagcaacaaTACATATTCGTCAGTGTGTTTTACTTGGAATTGAACCGAGCAATTCTACATTATTTGCCTATAATTTCGCCCAATTCAAACTTCATAATTTCTCCAAATTCAAACGAAGCTGAGTTATACCTATGCACGCCTTTTTATTTATTGGTAAACAGTAGTTGAGCagcaaataaacatttacaaatggTGCTTTATCAGTTGTAGGCTCCAGTATTTCCTCCACGACAAACTTTTTAATGTCAGgagatcattttaaacaatttaagtttTTTCTTTAACTTCAGGCATGTTGCGTCTATGCACTACAGCAACTAtgctaaataaaaacaataaaaccacaAGAAATGAAAATAGATTTATTAGATTTTATAATagttattgtattgttttaacaGAGACTTTGAAAGTCTCTACTGGTAATTAGTTAAGTTTTATTagttaaatgtttatgttttcagCAACTATTGGGGCTGTAAGTTACACGTGCACAAATATTAAACACTTACAGTAAAGATGCTATAAGTGAAGGTCGCCATCTACTGTACATAACCTGTAAGTGTCATCAATGCTCTCTATTAATCTTCTGCACAACTGGTTTACCTACATAAGCAGAGCGGTTACCTGATTGGCGCACGCGGCTATCGTCTTTGTGTGCATCACTGATGATTATAGATTAACAACGTTTAGAACCATAGCACGATCACCTAAAGATTGTTTCCCTTACCAAGACCGTCGACGCTGTGAGAAGCAAATATGACCATAAGAAATGTACGGGATCATGGACAGCGTTATAAACCGCGTATGGCATGCCTGAAGAAGGTTGGTTGAGATCATCCATTGCGTGTTATTAACTGTCAATATATTCAGCTGGGATAAGAGAATTTTGCATttgataaatataaatgtaatcatTCAAACCTCTAGAGccatgtaaaaaaatgattattGCTCTCATTGAGCACATCAATATGATTATTTTAATTCTCCAGTTAATATTTTGAAGTTCACTTTAAtccatataaaatatatattacaaaaaaatatgcacCCCCAAAAAGTAACCAGGTGATGCTTTGTTATTGTAATTTTGTTACCTTATGTCAGATACTATGCATTTAAGAATGTATTACATTTGTTTTGGTTCAgagtattattatttatgactaagactattaataataataattataattattattattattagtatatatatatatatatatatatatatatatatatatatatatatatatatatatatatatatatatatatatatataatattattaatacaatTAAATCTTAGTGATGACAGCAATTTCTGATTCATTTATCAAGTTTGTGTCCTTTTTTTTGCTGCTTTGAGAATTTTAAATGCTTTgtcatttgtaagtcacttcgGATAAAAGCATGTGCTAAATGAATAAAcgtaatttaatttaatgttggtaATTGTATGAGAGGAGCTTATTCTCAGGTAAGGTCACTTTGTGCTAATGGTATTAGTCTAGCTTTGTCATGATCCTCTGGTATAATACAGCCCTTTATGTATCAATACGATACTGCAAATGcctaaagtgtttttttttcacagtgTGACCCACTACATCATGTATTCCTTGTTATAGCTGTCAATTCACAGTGATAGTAATGACCCAATCACTTGGCCAAGTGCTTTCTGTGATCCAGACCAGGGTGCAGCATGAGTTCACAAACATGCATCAAAAGCCAGAGACCCTGACAATGCATCAAAAACTTCAAACAGCATCATAAATCAATTACTCAGTATATTTCAAAGGGGTCAGTCTTAGCCCATCAGACCATAAACCAGCAGGAATGTCTTCACGATGGAATATTTTAGTATGATGTACACACAGCAGAGCACAAATTTGTATCTGATAGAAAGCATAGATAAAACAGTGTAAATGGATCTTGTTGACCCCTCTATTCAATGCTTAACATGATGCATTTATATTCATAGCATGTTGTCGTGATCTTGTGTTCGGTAGGTGGAGGCTGTGGTGTTGGAGATGCAGGACCCTAAGAGTGGAGTGAAATCTCAAACCCAGAGGCTTGTCATCACCACCATCCCACATGCCATAACAGGTGAGAACATCAGAAATAACCATCTGCTTTACATCCCTGTGATGCTATCATTCAAGAAGGTATCTTTATAAGGTTAAATACTGATACTAATAATTAAAAATAGTGGTCTGACTCActtgattttattaatttttgcaCTTGGATTACTCCTTGCGAGTGCTAGTTATCATCAGTGGTCCATGCATTTAGAGCCTGAAACTGAAGAATCTATTGCCATGACAACCCCTGAGCAGCTGCAATGACTCTCTCCTCTAAAGCAGCATGGTCTCAGAGAGCTCTTGTAATCTCGGTTTCTAGTCTTTGTCATCTTGAGAccattgtttttattatgaTGCGGTGTAAAGCATCTGTATAGGCTTCATAGTCATGCAATTAATTAAATACAGCGCTTTAACTTAATTGGTGCAAAGCCTTCTATATCATTGATATAATGAAaagatttctttaaaaattcATTGAATGTATATATGAGATGCTCCTCAGGTTAGCTGGCCCGCCGACCATTCTCACTAATGAAGCCCCCCACATTCATCCCTGCTGTGTTCTTCTCATTAGTCTCCTAAAAGAACCTCAGCAGGACCCACAGTGGTGTACCAAGAAATTGTGTGAAACCTATTTTGAGAATGCACTTATTATTATATCTagtgatagatagacagacagatagcaTCTATTAAACAAATATGTAAACATGAAGGTTTTACACAGTGGATAGTGGAATATTTGCTTGATTAATACATCAGCTGTTTTGCCTCTGTGTTCAATATTTGCCTCCGTTATCCCTTTTAATCCAATgttttttcatttctttttttaatcctctgtttttaaaatagtttcTTATTATGCTTCATATTTCCTGATATTAGTATGATATTATTGATCGCCGGTCAGGTGACTTCTCATCCCATATTTTTCTATGTGGTGTCTGTAGGTGGGCACATTCAATATAAAGGCCAGCCTTCCCACCCACTGATAAGGGTTTATATTGCGCTTAAGTGTTATGCATGTACTGTcacttaaatgtttattgtatatCTTGATCCTTCAGGAGAAGACATTGTTGCTTGGCTTGCTAATCGATTCAGAATAGACGCTCTGGGTAAGTACATcattttgaaacataaaatgtaaacatctaGTTGAAGAGTGGCTTTAAGAAATTTTGTGCTATGGTGTAGAAGTttgtatagaccatttcaaaagatgtaaacaacactggtccagaaacacttcctgtttcagtttgtgactattttttttttttttttacatatatcaTTATCTTAAAGGTGTTTCTTTGACTTTTTGATTCAGttctatatgttctgttggttgtattttatcccaacgtttatctagtgttaaaaaactgaaacaggaagtgcttctggaccagtgttgtttacattttttgaaaTGCTCTATTGGTTATCTgaatttttaaatgcataactTTCTGACTGATAGAGGCCCTAGCTATGGGTACCATGATGGTGGCTTTTGGGTACATTTATCCACTTCAGGATCACAAAAGACTTATCCTTAAACCAGACGCATCTCTGTATCGCTTTCAGGTAATATTCATAAGCAATAATTCAGTAATTCATAACCTTATGTTTCTCAGGGTTTTTTTGTGCATAATGTGTACAATTCTGAGACTTCTGTTACATATGCTTGTTTTTCACATCTCTTCCAGACACCATATTTTTGGCCTGCACAGCAATGGCCGGTTGAGGACACAGACTATGGTGTGTTATTATCTTTCAATTTCCACACATGCTGATTGGTTGTCATAGCAATATTTCAGGGTGACATTTGTAGTTTATTTATAGCTTAAGCTTTCAAACAGATGCCAAAGATAAATATTGTGAAATTATTGTCTTATCATGTTATTTCAGAACTCTTATTGGCACTTTAGAGACGCAAGGTCAGATTtctgtatttgtattttttagcAATATATTTGGCAAAGAGAAATATACGCAAGAAAGGGTTGTTGGAGTTGTATGAACAGGTATTtggacacatttttatttttaataatactcATGCTTTAAAATAGTAGTAATAAATACTTCAATATGGGCTTGTTTTGCTTATATTATTGCATGACCAATTACTATGTATTTTGATAAGGATATAATAACTGTGTGTTTCTTTACCCAGGAGCAGTACAACAACCTTTATAAATGGATGAACCACAAGTGGGACTTTATTGTAATGCAGGCCAAAGAGCAGTATAGGTGGGTCACTGGCGGtctattaaaatatttctaagaAAAATCTGCAATACAATTGGATTCATATAGACATTTACTGGTTGTTATTGGTGCCTGACAATGTGCTTATTTGTGTAGGGCAGGAAAGGAGAGAAAGAAACCAGATCGGGTGGTTTTTGATTGTCAGGAACGAGCTTACTGGATTGTGCATCGGCCACCGGTGAGTTATGTTTGGACTGATCATATAGGATCAATAAGGAAAATTTTTAAATGAccactggttttgtggtccagggttacatataataatttattattatataatgtgaccctggaccacaaaaccagtcatgagAATTTATACACAGTTGAACAATTTGAGTTTAggctgactaccaaaacacacttttagccaatcagcagtaaggtgcaTATCTACTAAACAatatcgttgcctgggttgcgtatttgtggggcgggtctatcaaaagaaggtccagattctattggggtaggggctgGTTTGTTTAGGTGtatcaaatgtcaacattggctttcagaggtCATGGACCCTACCTTTAAGCTttctattgatgtatggtttattagtataggacaatatttggcagagatacaaatatttgaaaatctgaaaatcaaaatattgaaaaaattgtctttaaagttgtccaaataaagtccttatAGCATCACTAATCATACTTATACTAATGAATGATAATTAAAGTTGTGATATATTTatgtaggaaatttacaaaatatcttttcCTAATTAattttgtcattaaaaaaatctataatttaaCACCCATACAATGTGTTGTTggttattgctacaaatatacctgtgctacttatgaagggtttgtggtccagggtcacatatcgCCTTACAACTTTAGAAATGTAACAACATAGTTGTGAAATTGTGTCATTTTCACTTAACAGCCAGGAACAGTAAGTGCCATGGATTATGGACATGACAGGATGGTCGACCCTAATGTGGATGAGGTAAAGGTAGGTGTTACAACTAAAATTCAAACTTACAAAGAACttgacatttttgtttatgtctaCAATCTTGTTAAGAAATGTTACAATAAAATCAACTATATACTGTGTAGAAATACAGTATATTCATTTAATGAAAGGGACATTccacattatttaaaaatatgcacattatccagctcccctagagttaaacatttgactcttaccgttttgaaatccattcagctgatctccgggtctggcgctagcacttttagcagcTTAGCACTATCCATTGAacctgattagaccattagcatcacgttaaaaaataaccaaagagttttgatatttttcctatttaaaacttgactcttctgtagttacattgtgtagtAAGACCGACAGGAAATTAAAAGTtgggattttctaggcagatatggctaggaactatactttcaaACTGGggtaataatcagtgactttgctgatgtaacatgactgcagcaggggtagtgatattacgcactgcccgaaaatagtccccttggttactgtCAATGGCAGGGgtctattttcaggcagtgcgtaatatcactacccctgctgcagccatcagcaaagtccttgattattacgctggaatgaaagtatagtcctaaccatatctgcctagaaaatcccaactttcaatttctgtcggtcttagtacacgatgtaactacagaagagtcaagttttaaatagaaaaaatattgaaactatttttttagcgcaatgctaatggtcttatcagattcaatggattatgctaaaagtgctagcgccagacccagagatcagctgaatgtatttcaaaaaggtaagaatcaaatgtttaactctgggggagctggaaaatgagcatattttttaaaaaaatggaatgtccctttaagctgAGCAtctgtttacaaaaatgttaatattttttatttaaatatgacATATAGGATTGTTTAACAACATTTTTGCTGAGCTTGTTAGGACATTTGTACAGTTCCAGTTTATATTCAATAGGATTTTAATGATCTCACCTCTGCATAGCTCTTTTTCTGTTACACAAGTCATTACAAGAAACCGGTCTTACAATTCCTAAtacttttttctctctttctttataTGCAGATTTTATTCCTAAACACGCAAGATTGTGCATGAAAACAGCAGacacctttaaaatgaaagcacACACTCAGTGGGTCGTTATATTGGAGCCTCGTGTAATAAAATTGAGCAGGGCTAGATGTGTTTTATAATGACCACTGCAAGACCACCACAATAATGATCACTCACTTTTCACAATGACTCATCACATGAAGGAGTGTGTTAAATCCTTACAATGCACTTCACATCATCTTTTACTTCAGTCACAGTATTACAGCATGAGTCACGGTTTCCTTTCTTTTCACCTACACTGTTTCTTTTTCTCCAGCAAAATACATCAGACTACTACAGAAGAATCGTAAGTATCAAAAGATCAAATGACTAACACACACATTTTCCTGTAAGAGACTATGATCACGTGtaaaatcaatgttttttttactacTTTTGTAGATTATGTTCACTCAGCAATGTATTATGAGGCCAAGGGTAAAGTCATCGGTGTCAATTGGAGCGTATGTTATTATTTGCAATATACATGGAAAATTATTCTGTATTAAAAATACCACTCGCCAGTCATTCATGTGTGAAGATACTGTATAATacttttattgtgatttttttagaCTTGTTAAATTTACAACTACATATAAAGAACACGACCCCTTCCTCCACTCCTCCCTGCCAAGCAACCCTTGGATAACAGATGATATTACATATTGGACCCTCAACATGCCAAGGTAAGCCTCAACTTTTAATTGCTTTTGAATTTTATTTCTATGACAGACAcatgacttttattttttttaaataaaagctcTATTTAGTCTTAAAACGCACCTATGCAAAATccaatccacttttacaaggtgtttggacataaaaaTGCATTGGCAGTGtatgaacacaaccaccctcatgaaaaaaaatcaaccctttaatccccattaaaccaaagcagtctcattagacatgctgttttgattctcttgttaatatgacatcacactgataaagcttCGCCCACCGCCactaattttacccaaaaactTTTCTAGAT
The Paramisgurnus dabryanus chromosome 1, PD_genome_1.1, whole genome shotgun sequence genome window above contains:
- the rgs9b gene encoding regulator of G-protein signaling 9b isoform X2 → MTIRNVRDHGQRYKPRMACLKKVEAVVLEMQDPKSGVKSQTQRLVITTIPHAITGEDIVAWLANRFRIDALEALAMGTMMVAFGYIYPLQDHKRLILKPDASLYRFQTPYFWPAQQWPVEDTDYAIYLAKRNIRKKGLLELYEQEQYNNLYKWMNHKWDFIVMQAKEQYRAGKERKKPDRVVFDCQERAYWIVHRPPPGTVSAMDYGHDRMVDPNVDEQNTSDYYRRIIMFTQQCIMRPRVKSSVSIGALVKFTTTYKEHDPFLHSSLPSNPWITDDITYWTLNMPSVEIPTKMRVERWTFSFGELLSDPRGRADFRLFLKKEFSGENLAFWEACEDLKWGAAETMKEKAQQIYKTFLARGAPRWINIDGKTMDITVKGLAHPHRYVLDAAQTHIYMLMKKDSYGRYLKSPVFKETQRRAIAPEAHRFSDSQLEQNAKRRRPSLSPIILRQQEEEQKAKLAASGPVDITQVMSKLEKKQRN